A window of Bradyrhizobium sp. AZCC 1610 contains these coding sequences:
- a CDS encoding LysR family transcriptional regulator yields the protein MDIRELRYFTAVFRERNLTAAAKRCFISQPSISAAITSLEAELGTALFIRHKKGVAPTEAAEQFHAVARRIIDETDAAKNLFRKPATRNALTLGLMRTLDRPRTIALLKPLTGTSDIALRLVGVDDAADARIVSKNLLRADEHFVPLWIERYVAALPPSHPLTLKERLRTADLAGVAMVDRCHCEQSEFFGRAASASRQPAAIAESEDWAMALVAAGVGIAIVPEGVARANSDVAVREIDVDVKREVGLAYSSARPPSEALQNFIAKLQSQRPKAGRVKSKARRS from the coding sequence ATGGATATCCGCGAACTCCGCTATTTCACCGCCGTGTTCAGGGAGCGCAACCTGACGGCGGCCGCCAAACGCTGCTTCATCTCGCAGCCCTCGATCTCGGCGGCGATCACCAGTCTGGAAGCCGAACTCGGCACGGCGCTGTTCATCCGGCACAAGAAGGGCGTGGCGCCGACGGAAGCAGCCGAACAATTCCACGCCGTGGCCCGCCGCATCATCGACGAGACGGACGCCGCGAAAAACCTGTTCCGAAAGCCTGCGACGCGGAACGCGCTAACGCTCGGCCTGATGCGCACGCTTGACCGGCCGCGAACCATTGCCCTCTTGAAGCCGCTGACCGGGACGTCCGACATCGCGCTCCGCCTCGTCGGCGTCGATGATGCCGCGGATGCGCGGATCGTATCCAAAAATCTGCTGCGCGCCGACGAGCATTTCGTTCCGCTCTGGATCGAGCGCTACGTCGCAGCATTGCCGCCATCGCATCCGCTGACGCTGAAGGAGCGGCTGCGCACCGCAGACCTCGCCGGCGTCGCCATGGTCGATCGCTGTCACTGCGAGCAGAGCGAATTTTTCGGCCGTGCCGCATCAGCGTCACGCCAGCCCGCGGCGATTGCCGAATCCGAAGACTGGGCGATGGCGCTGGTGGCCGCCGGCGTCGGCATTGCCATCGTTCCCGAAGGCGTGGCCCGCGCCAATTCCGATGTCGCCGTGCGCGAGATCGACGTCGACGTGAAGCGCGAGGTCGGCCTCGCCTACAGCTCGGCACGGCCGCCGTCGGAGGCGTTGCAGAATTTTATCGCGAAACTGCAGAGCCAGCGGCCCAAAGCGGGCCGCGTCAAATCGAAGGCTCGGCGCAGCTGA
- a CDS encoding MBL fold metallo-hydrolase → MRVHHLNTGTMCPIGRRLVNGTGSIFQRARLVCHCLLIETNDGLALVDTGIGLDDIANPPRLGPKWVRQTTPRLDPAETAVRQVEALGYSRGDVRHLLLTHLDRDHAGGIPDFPNAKVHVHRREYDMAVTRRTPAPKGRYVTAQWKHGPQWAFYGEGGEDWFGFKGVRALGDREPDILMIPLPGHTLGHCGIAVRSGDKWLLHAGDAYFFYGQMQASPRVPLVLGMFQRRGDMDRAMRIENQERLRTLKANHGDAVTIFNSHDPVDYENCRCGQHQEVPAHARAG, encoded by the coding sequence ATGCGCGTCCACCATCTCAACACCGGCACCATGTGCCCGATCGGCCGACGCCTGGTGAACGGCACTGGCAGCATTTTTCAGCGCGCGCGCCTGGTGTGCCATTGCCTGCTGATCGAGACCAATGACGGGCTGGCGCTGGTCGATACCGGCATCGGATTGGACGACATCGCGAACCCGCCGCGGCTGGGACCCAAATGGGTTCGGCAGACCACGCCGCGGCTCGATCCGGCCGAGACGGCCGTGCGCCAGGTCGAGGCGCTCGGCTATTCGAGAGGCGACGTGCGGCATCTGTTGCTGACGCATCTCGATCGCGATCACGCGGGCGGTATTCCGGATTTTCCGAACGCGAAGGTGCACGTCCATCGCCGCGAGTACGACATGGCGGTGACGCGCCGGACGCCCGCACCGAAGGGCCGCTACGTCACCGCGCAATGGAAGCATGGCCCGCAATGGGCGTTCTATGGGGAAGGCGGCGAAGATTGGTTCGGCTTCAAGGGCGTGCGCGCGCTCGGCGACCGCGAGCCCGACATCCTGATGATCCCGCTGCCGGGACATACGCTCGGCCATTGCGGCATCGCCGTGCGGAGCGGAGACAAATGGCTGCTGCACGCGGGCGATGCCTATTTTTTTTATGGCCAGATGCAGGCTTCGCCGCGGGTGCCGCTGGTGCTCGGCATGTTTCAGCGCCGCGGCGATATGGATCGCGCCATGCGGATCGAAAACCAGGAGAGGTTACGAACGCTCAAGGCCAATCACGGCGATGCCGTGACCATCTTCAATAGCCACGACCCCGTGGACTACGAGAATTGCCGCTGCGGCCAACACCAGGAAGTGCCGGCTCACGCTAGAGCAGGATGA
- a CDS encoding DUF2846 domain-containing protein — translation MQIPALKPGYGRVYFTRPGELTGSAIQPEIRLNNEVVSRSVPGGFSYVDRPPGKYAVTTATEVENAVTFQLAAGETKYIKTTVTPGILVGHVTPTLEFPEQGQSDINRLRYVGPKF, via the coding sequence TTGCAGATCCCGGCATTGAAGCCGGGTTACGGCCGTGTCTACTTCACCCGGCCGGGTGAATTGACGGGATCGGCTATTCAGCCCGAGATTCGGCTGAACAATGAAGTCGTCAGCAGATCGGTGCCCGGCGGCTTCTCTTATGTCGACCGCCCCCCGGGGAAATACGCCGTAACAACGGCAACCGAGGTGGAAAATGCGGTTACGTTCCAATTGGCAGCGGGCGAGACGAAGTACATCAAGACAACCGTGACACCCGGCATACTCGTCGGCCACGTCACGCCGACGCTCGAATTCCCCGAGCAGGGACAATCCGACATAAACCGCCTCAGGTACGTCGGCCCCAAATTCTGA
- a CDS encoding DUF1254 domain-containing protein has protein sequence MIRLVFTIIAGVLLGGVVHLVSVLALPRIATQDAYSRLTPMTRENAVTALPLAEPNNAPMPFMDPAFAVAICRYDLSGGPLKLTVPVSQAYTSVSFYTRNEVAYYAINDRSAGRKVIELDLMTEEQHSALPEDEEVTAADRLIIDSPTATGLIVLKALAPEPGLMPQAQASLAASRCTLQTEPPPAKQPEPAPPAPAPAPKGKR, from the coding sequence ATGATCCGGCTGGTGTTCACCATCATCGCGGGCGTGCTGCTGGGCGGCGTGGTGCATCTCGTCAGCGTGCTGGCGCTCCCGCGCATTGCCACCCAGGATGCCTATTCGCGGCTGACGCCGATGACCAGGGAGAATGCCGTCACCGCCCTGCCGCTCGCCGAGCCCAACAACGCCCCGATGCCGTTCATGGACCCCGCCTTTGCGGTCGCGATCTGCCGCTACGATCTCTCCGGCGGCCCCCTCAAGCTGACGGTGCCGGTCAGCCAGGCCTATACGTCAGTGTCGTTCTACACGCGCAACGAGGTCGCCTATTACGCGATCAACGACCGCTCGGCCGGCCGCAAGGTGATCGAACTCGACCTGATGACGGAAGAGCAGCATTCCGCATTGCCGGAGGATGAGGAAGTCACCGCCGCCGACCGGCTGATCATAGACTCGCCCACCGCGACCGGCCTGATCGTGCTGAAGGCATTAGCGCCGGAGCCCGGCCTGATGCCGCAGGCGCAGGCCTCGCTCGCGGCATCGCGTTGCACGTTGCAGACCGAGCCTCCGCCGGCCAAGCAACCTGAACCGGCGCCGCCCGCGCCTGCGCCAGCGCCGAAGGGCAAGCGGTGA
- a CDS encoding DUF1214 domain-containing protein, whose amino-acid sequence MRLIFITLLALALATAVGLGSTYMTATRGTDLGTLTIGAWTARPKSGTAEVDPYSRALIARSGELPIGTGDGIAFSATSDDKNKPLDGRCDVLVSGVTPAARFWTLTLFDRKGHLVANSLQRYGFTSQEIVRGSDGAFEIRVAARSRAGNWLPTGGIERYALMLRLYDTPVGVATRTQRDAPMPAISTVNCP is encoded by the coding sequence GTGCGGCTGATCTTCATCACCTTGCTGGCGTTGGCGCTTGCCACGGCCGTCGGTCTCGGCTCGACCTATATGACAGCGACGCGCGGCACCGATCTCGGAACGCTCACGATCGGCGCCTGGACCGCGCGGCCCAAGAGCGGCACTGCCGAGGTCGATCCCTATTCGCGCGCCTTGATCGCCCGCAGCGGCGAATTGCCGATCGGCACCGGCGACGGCATCGCCTTCTCGGCCACGTCAGACGACAAGAACAAGCCGCTCGACGGGCGCTGCGACGTGCTGGTCAGCGGGGTAACGCCGGCGGCCCGGTTCTGGACGCTGACGCTGTTCGACCGCAAGGGGCATCTGGTCGCCAATTCGCTGCAGCGCTACGGCTTCACCAGCCAGGAGATCGTCCGTGGCTCCGACGGCGCGTTCGAGATCCGCGTGGCGGCGCGGTCGCGGGCCGGAAACTGGCTGCCGACCGGCGGCATCGAGCGCTACGCGCTGATGCTGCGGCTCTACGATACGCCGGTTGGCGTGGCGACGCGGACGCAGCGCGACGCGCCGATGCCTGCCATCTCCACGGTGAACTGCCCATGA
- a CDS encoding transglycosylase domain-containing protein → MRQILSPHWKQKIRNFFLDLDARIDSTLFSSGKGLRELYERYSTFMDRFYVGRWKRWVFIEPFSEAATIGLGGLIVMLALAVPAFRETADDDWLKKSDLAVSFLDRYGNPIGSRGIKHNDSIPLEDFPDNLIKATLATEDRRFYDHFGIDIAGTARALVTNAQAGGVRQGGSSVTQQLAKNLFLNNERTIERKVKEAFLAIWLETRLTKNEILKLYLDRAYMGGGTFGVDGAAHFYFNKSARDVTLAESAMLAGLFKAPTKYAPHINLPAARARANIVLDNLVDAGFMTEGQVFGARRNPAIAVDRRDENSPNYYLDYAFEEMRKLVDTFPKSYVERVFVVRTAIDMNVQRAAEDAVENQLRQFGRDYHATQAATVVADLDGGVRAMVGGRDYGSSQFNRATDAYRQPGSSFKPYVYATALMNGYTPNSKVVDGPVCIGNWCPQNYGHNYSGSVTLTQAITRSINVVPVKLSIALGGKSPNPAKAGRVKITEVARKFGLTAPLPDTPSMPIGSDEVTVLEHAVAYATFANKGKSVKPHAVLEVRTGAGDLVWRFDRDGKKPVQAIPASVASDMAWMMSHVVSEGTARRAALDGIPTAGKTGTTNAYRDAWFVGYTGNFTCAVWYGNDDYSPTNRMTGGSLPAQTWHDIMLVAHQGVEVKEVPGIGMGTKLPQPALSASVAANSAARVLETKPGPPPVLTKRGADILVRVERLLDEAGKAAGKTSSNDQKQPAKAITSGALAFPENYIAAAGEQAAPAQRKN, encoded by the coding sequence GTGCGCCAGATCCTATCTCCACACTGGAAGCAGAAGATCCGGAACTTCTTTCTGGATCTGGACGCGCGCATCGATTCGACGCTGTTCTCGTCGGGCAAGGGCCTGCGCGAGCTGTACGAGCGCTACTCCACCTTCATGGATCGCTTCTATGTCGGCCGCTGGAAGCGCTGGGTCTTTATTGAGCCATTTTCGGAAGCCGCGACCATCGGACTTGGCGGGCTGATCGTGATGCTGGCGCTCGCGGTTCCCGCGTTTCGCGAAACCGCCGACGACGACTGGCTCAAGAAGTCCGATCTCGCGGTGTCGTTCCTCGACCGCTACGGCAATCCGATCGGCAGCCGCGGCATCAAGCACAATGACTCGATTCCGCTGGAGGATTTTCCGGACAATCTGATCAAGGCGACGCTCGCGACCGAAGACCGCCGCTTCTACGACCATTTCGGCATCGACATCGCCGGCACCGCGCGCGCGCTCGTCACCAACGCGCAGGCCGGCGGCGTGCGCCAGGGCGGTTCGTCGGTCACGCAGCAGCTCGCCAAGAACCTGTTCCTCAACAACGAGCGCACCATCGAGCGCAAGGTCAAGGAAGCCTTCCTCGCGATCTGGCTGGAGACGCGCCTTACCAAAAACGAGATCCTGAAACTGTATCTCGACCGCGCCTATATGGGCGGCGGCACCTTCGGCGTCGACGGCGCGGCGCATTTCTACTTCAACAAGTCGGCGCGCGACGTTACTCTGGCGGAATCGGCGATGCTGGCCGGCCTGTTCAAGGCGCCGACCAAGTACGCCCCGCACATCAACCTGCCCGCCGCCCGTGCCCGCGCCAACATCGTGCTCGACAACCTCGTCGATGCCGGCTTCATGACCGAAGGCCAGGTGTTCGGTGCGCGGCGCAATCCGGCGATCGCCGTCGACCGCCGCGACGAAAATTCACCGAACTATTACCTCGACTACGCCTTCGAAGAGATGCGCAAGCTGGTCGACACCTTTCCGAAATCCTATGTCGAGCGCGTCTTCGTGGTCCGCACCGCGATCGACATGAACGTACAGCGCGCCGCGGAGGACGCCGTCGAAAACCAGTTGCGCCAGTTCGGCCGCGACTATCACGCGACGCAGGCCGCCACCGTGGTCGCCGATCTCGACGGCGGCGTTCGCGCGATGGTGGGCGGCCGCGACTATGGATCCAGCCAGTTCAATCGCGCGACCGACGCCTACCGGCAGCCGGGTTCGTCGTTCAAGCCCTATGTCTATGCCACGGCTCTGATGAACGGTTACACCCCGAACTCGAAAGTGGTCGACGGACCGGTCTGCATTGGCAACTGGTGCCCGCAAAACTATGGCCACAACTATTCCGGCTCGGTCACGCTGACGCAGGCGATCACCCGCTCGATCAACGTCGTGCCGGTAAAACTGTCGATTGCGCTGGGCGGCAAGTCGCCGAACCCGGCCAAGGCCGGCCGCGTCAAGATCACCGAGGTGGCGCGGAAGTTCGGCCTCACGGCGCCGCTGCCCGATACGCCGTCGATGCCGATCGGCTCCGACGAAGTCACCGTGCTCGAACACGCGGTCGCCTATGCGACCTTCGCCAACAAGGGCAAGTCGGTGAAACCGCACGCGGTGCTGGAAGTGCGCACCGGCGCCGGCGACCTGGTCTGGCGCTTTGACCGCGACGGCAAGAAGCCGGTGCAGGCCATTCCCGCCTCCGTCGCCTCTGACATGGCGTGGATGATGAGCCATGTCGTCAGCGAGGGCACCGCCCGCCGCGCCGCCCTCGACGGTATTCCGACCGCAGGCAAGACCGGCACCACCAACGCCTACCGTGACGCCTGGTTCGTCGGCTACACCGGCAACTTCACCTGCGCGGTCTGGTACGGCAATGACGACTACTCGCCGACCAACCGCATGACCGGCGGTTCGCTGCCCGCGCAAACCTGGCACGACATCATGCTCGTCGCGCATCAGGGCGTCGAGGTGAAGGAAGTCCCCGGCATCGGCATGGGTACGAAACTGCCGCAGCCCGCCCTTTCCGCCAGTGTCGCGGCCAACAGCGCGGCACGGGTGCTGGAGACCAAGCCGGGGCCGCCGCCGGTATTGACCAAGCGCGGCGCGGATATTCTGGTGCGTGTCGAGCGGCTGCTCGACGAGGCCGGCAAGGCCGCGGGCAAGACCTCGTCCAACGATCAGAAGCAGCCCGCCAAGGCGATCACGTCTGGCGCGCTGGCCTTCCCGGAGAACTATATCGCAGCCGCCGGCGAACAGGCTGCGCCGGCGCAGCGGAAGAATTAG
- a CDS encoding YcgN family cysteine cluster protein, whose product MTAPPKRASSQEGFFWKTKTLEEMSSAEWESLCDGCARCCLEKLEDEDTGKIYFTHVSCKLLDSGLCACKDYPNRSDKVPDCVRLTPENVRTLNWLPPSCGYKLVAEGRDLYWWHPLISGDPNTVHEAGVSVRGRVQGTEDEIPDEDLEDHIVQWPALLPNRARLKKRPKA is encoded by the coding sequence ATGACCGCACCGCCCAAGCGAGCTTCCAGCCAGGAGGGATTCTTCTGGAAAACCAAGACGTTGGAAGAAATGTCCAGCGCCGAATGGGAAAGCCTGTGCGACGGCTGCGCGCGCTGCTGCCTGGAAAAGCTCGAGGACGAGGATACCGGGAAAATCTACTTCACCCATGTTTCCTGCAAGCTGCTGGATTCGGGGCTATGCGCCTGCAAGGACTATCCGAACCGTTCCGACAAGGTTCCGGATTGTGTCCGCCTGACGCCCGAGAACGTCCGCACCCTGAACTGGCTGCCGCCGAGTTGCGGCTACAAGCTGGTCGCGGAGGGACGCGATCTCTACTGGTGGCACCCGCTGATTTCGGGTGACCCCAACACCGTGCATGAAGCCGGGGTTTCCGTGCGCGGCAGGGTGCAGGGCACTGAGGACGAGATACCCGACGAGGATCTCGAGGACCACATCGTGCAATGGCCGGCACTATTGCCGAACCGGGCGCGCCTGAAGAAGCGGCCGAAAGCCTGA